A window of Candidatus Baltobacteraceae bacterium contains these coding sequences:
- a CDS encoding ABC transporter substrate-binding protein, which produces MVDDLLFAKLVTLDAHQHHVPDLAAVVPSLANGGISRDGLTITYRLRKNAKWTDGQPVTSADVKYTYEQIMNPNNNVVSRHGFDMIRSLDTPDPYTVVLHMKRVFPPIVDYFFGESDDPYDILPAHVLEHVTNLNTAPFNAEPSVSDGPYRFARWVRGDRIVLTANDDYFGGAPTIRELDIKLIPDSNTTAAQMRTGESQLAITMSGPSYHSLENDPNVKLLPVEAPVYDAFMFNLAHAPLDDKTVRVALAYATDRASIMHDNEFGEASIGVGDLSPFYWAYDPNLKAQPYDPAKAKALLQADGWIPGPGGIRAKNGTKLSLLFVYPQGSDIARNVIVEIQQMWRAVGVDIQPKSYPYASLYAPAADGGVFYGGKFDVGFYAWISGGDPDDSSQWLSTEIPPAGNNVDRYISPQMDAAQRLALSTFDVAVRKRASAQIERLLVNDVPAIFLFYQKQRYAFTPALRNFEPNGIGEAWNASQWTLSSP; this is translated from the coding sequence TTGGTAGACGATCTGCTCTTCGCCAAGCTGGTCACGCTCGACGCGCATCAACACCACGTTCCGGATCTGGCGGCGGTCGTTCCGAGTCTTGCCAACGGCGGCATCAGCCGCGACGGCCTCACGATCACCTACCGCCTCCGCAAGAACGCGAAGTGGACCGACGGTCAGCCGGTCACCAGCGCCGACGTCAAGTACACCTACGAGCAGATCATGAACCCGAACAACAACGTGGTCTCGCGCCACGGCTTCGACATGATCCGCTCTCTCGATACGCCCGATCCCTACACCGTCGTCCTCCACATGAAACGCGTCTTTCCGCCGATCGTCGATTATTTTTTCGGTGAGAGCGACGATCCGTACGACATTCTTCCCGCGCACGTGCTCGAACACGTCACCAACTTGAATACGGCACCGTTCAACGCCGAGCCCAGCGTAAGCGACGGACCGTACCGGTTCGCGCGCTGGGTTCGCGGCGACCGGATCGTGCTCACCGCGAACGACGACTACTTCGGCGGCGCGCCCACGATCCGAGAACTCGACATCAAACTGATCCCGGACTCGAACACGACGGCGGCACAGATGCGAACCGGTGAGTCGCAACTCGCGATCACGATGTCGGGCCCCTCCTATCACTCGCTCGAGAACGACCCCAACGTGAAACTGCTGCCCGTCGAGGCGCCGGTCTACGACGCGTTCATGTTCAACCTGGCGCACGCGCCGCTCGACGATAAGACGGTGCGCGTCGCGCTCGCGTACGCGACCGATCGCGCCTCGATCATGCACGACAACGAGTTTGGCGAGGCGAGCATCGGCGTCGGCGATCTCTCTCCCTTTTATTGGGCCTACGATCCGAACCTGAAAGCCCAGCCCTACGATCCCGCCAAGGCGAAGGCACTACTACAGGCCGACGGCTGGATTCCCGGTCCCGGCGGCATCCGCGCCAAGAACGGAACGAAGCTTTCGCTGCTCTTCGTGTACCCGCAGGGCAGCGACATCGCCCGCAACGTCATCGTGGAGATCCAGCAGATGTGGCGCGCCGTCGGCGTCGACATCCAACCGAAGAGCTATCCCTACGCATCGCTCTACGCTCCCGCGGCGGACGGCGGCGTGTTCTACGGCGGGAAGTTCGACGTTGGGTTCTACGCCTGGATCTCGGGCGGCGATCCCGACGATTCCTCGCAGTGGCTCAGCACCGAGATACCGCCGGCCGGCAACAACGTCGACCGCTATATCTCGCCCCAGATGGACGCTGCGCAGCGCCTCGCGCTCTCGACCTTCGACGTCGCGGTACGCAAGCGCGCGTCCGCGCAGATCGAACGGCTGCTCGTGAACGACGTGCCGGCGATCTTCCTCTTCTACCAAAAGCAGCGCTATGCGTTTACGCCGGCTCTGCGTAATTTCGAACCGAACGGCATCGGCGAGGCGTGGAACGCTTCGCAGTGGACGTTATCTTCCCCATAA
- the deoC gene encoding deoxyribose-phosphate aldolase — MPALLSPNIPVDAVMLESRAASLAKRSIKTSAKLEGITLAIRCIDLTTLEGKDSNGRVRSLCAKAVNPRPGWPNVPSVAAVCVYPNLVPAAKDALRGTSVKVASVATAFPSGLSNLEVKLADAAAALAAGADEIDMVIDRGAFLSGDERAVFEEIAAVKQLCGDAHLKVILETGELGTYDNTRRASDLALEAGADVIKTSTGKAGTNATFPTALVMCEAIRDFARRTGERRGLKVAGGVRTTKQALTYLVIVKETLGDTWLGPDRFRIGASALLDDLLMQLEKEETGHYAGTDYIPKD, encoded by the coding sequence ATGCCGGCCCTGCTCAGCCCGAACATTCCCGTCGACGCGGTCATGCTCGAGTCGCGCGCGGCCTCGCTTGCGAAACGGTCGATCAAAACCTCCGCCAAGCTCGAGGGTATCACGCTCGCGATCCGCTGCATCGATCTCACCACGCTCGAAGGGAAGGATTCCAACGGGCGCGTTCGCTCGCTCTGCGCGAAAGCGGTGAACCCGCGGCCGGGCTGGCCCAACGTTCCGAGCGTCGCCGCGGTCTGCGTTTACCCGAATCTGGTTCCCGCCGCCAAAGACGCGCTGCGCGGCACCTCGGTCAAAGTTGCTTCGGTTGCAACCGCGTTTCCGAGCGGACTCTCGAATCTCGAGGTCAAGCTCGCCGACGCCGCCGCGGCGCTCGCAGCCGGCGCGGACGAGATCGACATGGTGATCGATCGGGGCGCATTTCTCTCCGGCGACGAGCGCGCGGTCTTCGAAGAGATCGCCGCGGTCAAGCAGCTCTGCGGCGACGCGCATCTCAAAGTCATTCTTGAGACGGGCGAACTCGGGACCTACGACAACACCCGCCGCGCAAGCGATCTCGCACTGGAAGCAGGCGCAGACGTGATCAAGACCTCGACCGGAAAGGCCGGCACCAACGCGACCTTCCCCACGGCGCTGGTGATGTGCGAGGCAATTCGCGATTTCGCGCGCCGCACGGGCGAACGGCGCGGCCTCAAAGTCGCGGGCGGCGTGCGCACGACCAAACAAGCTCTGACCTATCTGGTCATCGTCAAAGAGACGCTCGGCGATACGTGGTTGGGACCGGACCGATTTCGTATCGGCGCGAGCGCGTTGCTCGACGATTTGCTGATGCAACTGGAAAAAGAAGAAACGGGTCACTACGCGGGAACCGACTACATACCAAAGGACTAG
- a CDS encoding NADP-dependent isocitrate dehydrogenase, producing MTTTTRTKVAVTVAYGDGIGPEIMDATLRIIEAGGAALDVERITIGESIYEKGLDSGIEPSAWESLRRTKVFLKAPITTPQGGGFKSLNVTVRKTLGMYANVRPCASLYPFVATKHPNMDIVIVRENEEDVYGGIEHRQTNQVAQCLKLISRPGSKRIIRYAFEYARANKRQKVTCFTKDNIMKITDGLFHRTFEEIAKEYPEIEHEHWIVDIGAAKLADTPEAFDVIVMPNLYGDVLSDVAAQITGSVGLAGSANIGDHGSMFEAIHGSAPRRAGQNLANPSGLLHGAILMLVHIAQADVAERVHNAWLRTIEDGIHTYDIYKAGVSKEKVGTKEFGDAVIARLGQAPQQLKRAEYAKDVHMNLAIRPAGKPPMKIRVGVDLFIDRRDGNPDQIAALMEKFNVAGTKLTVISNRGTKVWPNGNPDTYWSDHWQCRFEADGDDLFTAEHVIQLLAAADRVGLDVIKTEGLFTFNGERGYSLAQGQ from the coding sequence GTGACCACGACAACGAGAACCAAGGTTGCGGTGACCGTCGCGTACGGCGACGGCATCGGACCCGAAATCATGGACGCGACGCTGCGCATCATCGAGGCGGGCGGCGCCGCACTCGACGTCGAGCGCATCACGATCGGTGAATCGATCTACGAAAAGGGCTTGGACAGCGGAATCGAGCCGTCGGCATGGGAGTCGCTCCGGCGGACCAAGGTCTTTCTCAAGGCCCCGATCACGACGCCGCAAGGCGGCGGTTTCAAGAGCCTCAACGTGACCGTCCGCAAGACGCTGGGCATGTACGCCAACGTGCGGCCATGCGCCTCACTGTACCCATTCGTGGCAACGAAACATCCGAACATGGACATCGTGATCGTGCGCGAGAACGAGGAGGACGTGTACGGCGGCATCGAGCATCGCCAGACCAATCAGGTCGCGCAGTGCCTCAAACTGATCTCCCGGCCCGGCAGCAAGCGCATCATCCGTTACGCCTTCGAATACGCGCGCGCAAACAAGCGCCAAAAAGTCACGTGCTTCACCAAAGACAACATCATGAAGATCACGGACGGGCTGTTCCACCGGACGTTCGAAGAGATCGCCAAGGAATATCCGGAGATCGAACACGAGCACTGGATCGTCGACATCGGCGCGGCCAAGTTGGCGGACACGCCCGAAGCGTTCGACGTGATCGTGATGCCCAATCTCTACGGTGACGTGCTCTCCGACGTCGCCGCCCAGATCACCGGCTCGGTCGGTCTGGCGGGTTCGGCCAACATCGGCGATCACGGCTCGATGTTCGAAGCGATTCACGGTTCGGCGCCGCGCCGCGCCGGCCAGAACCTCGCCAATCCCTCCGGGTTGCTGCACGGCGCGATTCTCATGCTCGTGCACATCGCTCAGGCCGACGTCGCGGAGCGCGTGCACAATGCGTGGCTGCGCACCATCGAAGACGGGATCCACACCTACGACATCTACAAAGCGGGTGTCTCGAAAGAGAAGGTTGGAACCAAGGAGTTCGGCGACGCGGTCATCGCGCGACTCGGGCAAGCGCCGCAGCAACTCAAACGCGCGGAATACGCGAAGGACGTTCATATGAACCTCGCGATCCGGCCGGCCGGCAAACCGCCGATGAAGATTCGGGTCGGGGTGGATCTCTTCATCGACCGGCGCGACGGAAATCCGGACCAGATCGCCGCGTTGATGGAAAAGTTCAACGTCGCGGGCACCAAACTCACGGTGATCAGCAATCGCGGTACGAAGGTGTGGCCGAACGGCAATCCCGACACGTACTGGAGCGATCACTGGCAATGCCGTTTCGAAGCCGACGGCGACGATCTGTTCACGGCGGAGCACGTGATCCAACTGCTCGCAGCAGCCGATCGCGTGGGTCTGGACGTGATCAAGACCGAGGGGCTCTTCACCTTCAACGGCGAGCGC
- a CDS encoding EAL domain-containing protein — MLGERDLRLLDDLLSRSPLAIIAWDAGYRITYWSARAADMFGYSWSEVVGKTIDDFDFVAPADKPIVREVQQRLDGLDTIRTLVNVNRNHRANGEIRTCRWTTFAVQDSSTYHALSYAEDLTDALSAQNALAESEERFRSLFENNPAGIIEVGRDGIILDINEATMRTGGFEREAVIGRHFDEFLPEREHYRAAAAFNRALDGEPVTITVESVRADRTPYELEVTLIPQYKDGERVGIYGVLQDITERRAAERRAEMQSLRIRNLYFIAASGDYPDVRMRASLEMGCHACDLTLGAVVEIARGGPRIEAVYREPGADTISDDAINVMAQEVAALPGAAIPVPFRNGIAMRLDVAGDPYGALVFADPHGAIREFSSTDADLLGLIATLIAGTIDRSRQRARLRAMAYFDALTGLPNRVFLAEKLRDAIEVAQSRLGRVAVLFLDLDRFKDVNDTLGHARGDRLLQMVAQRLVKELGDDATIARMGGDEFVVLMTDCRDADHVRDVGERIIAIVSEPFSLDEYEQYISTSIGVAVYPEDGRDDQTLIKNADIAMYRAKDRGRNGYYFYNPTLEAPIHMRLSQEKLLRRALEYDQFVVYYQPQLDLRTGEVVSVEALVRWNHPKSGLIEPSHFIPSAEISGLIVPLGDWVLETAAKQVHLWREELAPLRLAVNLSGRQFHQRDLRRRVLHAIESAHLEPEFLEVEITESVAMSDAAQTVGIVRDLKALGIRLAVDDFGTGYSSLAYLRRFSLDVLKIDGSFVVGVGHEVFDETIVKTVIGMAHSLGLEVVAEGVETLGQLAFLTENGCDLVQGYAIAPPLPAAEFEEFVQRRRDARAVSG, encoded by the coding sequence ATGCTCGGCGAACGCGACCTTCGGCTCCTCGACGATCTGCTCTCGCGTTCTCCGCTCGCAATCATCGCGTGGGATGCCGGCTATCGCATAACCTACTGGTCGGCACGCGCGGCCGACATGTTCGGCTACAGTTGGTCGGAGGTCGTCGGAAAGACGATCGACGACTTCGATTTCGTCGCACCTGCCGACAAACCGATCGTGCGGGAAGTCCAGCAGCGGCTCGACGGGCTCGATACGATCCGCACGCTCGTCAACGTCAACCGCAATCATCGCGCAAACGGAGAGATTCGTACCTGCCGCTGGACGACGTTCGCCGTACAGGACAGCAGCACGTACCATGCGCTTTCGTACGCGGAGGATCTCACCGACGCCCTCTCCGCGCAAAACGCGCTCGCCGAAAGCGAAGAACGCTTCCGTTCGCTTTTCGAGAACAACCCCGCCGGCATCATCGAGGTCGGCCGCGACGGCATCATCCTCGATATCAACGAGGCGACGATGCGCACCGGCGGCTTCGAGCGCGAAGCCGTGATCGGCCGGCACTTCGACGAGTTCCTTCCCGAGCGCGAGCATTATCGCGCGGCTGCGGCGTTCAATCGCGCGTTGGACGGCGAGCCGGTCACGATCACCGTCGAGTCGGTGCGTGCCGACCGCACGCCCTACGAATTGGAAGTCACGCTGATCCCGCAATACAAAGACGGTGAACGCGTCGGCATCTACGGCGTCCTGCAGGACATCACCGAGCGCCGGGCGGCCGAACGCCGCGCCGAGATGCAAAGCCTGCGCATCCGGAACTTGTATTTCATTGCAGCGAGCGGCGACTACCCCGACGTTCGCATGCGCGCCTCGCTCGAAATGGGCTGCCATGCGTGCGATCTCACCCTCGGCGCCGTCGTCGAGATCGCGCGCGGCGGCCCGCGCATCGAGGCCGTCTACCGCGAACCGGGCGCGGATACGATCTCCGACGATGCGATCAACGTCATGGCGCAGGAAGTTGCCGCGCTTCCCGGCGCCGCGATTCCCGTGCCGTTCCGCAACGGGATCGCGATGCGGCTCGACGTCGCGGGTGACCCTTACGGCGCGCTCGTCTTCGCGGATCCGCACGGCGCGATTCGCGAGTTCTCCTCGACCGACGCCGACCTGCTGGGATTGATCGCAACGCTCATCGCGGGAACGATCGATCGCAGCCGCCAGCGGGCGCGCCTGCGCGCGATGGCGTACTTCGACGCCCTCACCGGGTTGCCCAACCGCGTTTTTCTCGCCGAAAAACTGCGGGACGCGATCGAGGTAGCGCAGTCGCGGCTGGGCCGCGTCGCCGTGCTCTTCCTCGATTTGGACCGCTTCAAAGACGTGAACGACACGCTCGGACATGCGCGCGGCGACCGGCTACTGCAAATGGTGGCGCAACGTTTGGTCAAGGAGCTCGGCGACGATGCGACGATCGCCCGCATGGGCGGCGACGAGTTCGTCGTGCTCATGACCGATTGCCGCGACGCGGACCACGTGCGCGACGTCGGCGAGCGCATCATCGCGATCGTCAGCGAACCGTTTTCGCTCGACGAATACGAACAGTACATTTCGACCAGTATCGGCGTCGCCGTCTATCCCGAGGACGGTCGCGACGACCAGACCTTGATCAAGAACGCGGACATCGCCATGTACCGCGCCAAGGACCGCGGGCGCAACGGCTACTATTTTTACAATCCCACGCTCGAAGCGCCGATTCACATGCGCCTCTCGCAGGAGAAACTCTTGCGGCGCGCGCTCGAGTACGATCAATTCGTCGTCTACTATCAGCCGCAGCTCGATCTGCGTACCGGCGAGGTGGTTAGCGTCGAAGCGCTGGTGCGCTGGAACCATCCCAAGAGCGGCTTGATCGAACCCTCGCACTTCATTCCCAGCGCCGAGATTTCGGGATTGATCGTACCGCTCGGCGATTGGGTGCTCGAAACCGCCGCCAAACAGGTTCATCTCTGGCGTGAAGAACTAGCGCCGCTGCGGCTGGCGGTCAATCTCTCCGGTCGCCAGTTCCATCAGCGCGATCTTCGCCGCCGGGTGCTGCACGCGATCGAGAGCGCGCATCTCGAACCGGAATTCTTGGAGGTGGAGATCACCGAGAGCGTCGCGATGTCGGACGCGGCGCAGACCGTCGGCATCGTGCGCGATCTCAAGGCACTGGGCATCAGGCTCGCGGTCGACGATTTCGGCACCGGCTACTCATCGCTCGCCTACCTGCGCCGGTTTTCGCTCGACGTCTTGAAGATCGATGGGTCGTTCGTGGTCGGCGTCGGGCACGAAGTTTTCGATGAAACGATCGTGAAGACGGTGATCGGCATGGCGCACAGCCTCGGCCTCGAGGTCGTTGCCGAAGGCGTCGAAACGCTGGGACAACTGGCATTCCTCACCGAAAACGGCTGCGACTTAGTCCAGGGCTACGCGATCGCACCGCCGCTCCCGGCGGCCGAGTTCGAAGAGTTCGTTCAGCGCCGGCGCGATGCGCGCGCCGTATCGGGGTAA
- a CDS encoding aldehyde dehydrogenase family protein, whose protein sequence is MAIFDYAPAPESVRPQIREDYGLFIDGRWTPPASETYFDTVNPASETTLARVAYANDADVDRAVRAARKAYDKYWRKLKNADRAKYIYRIARSITERSRELAVLETMDGGKPIKESRDFDVPTSAAHFFYYAGWADKLEWVMRAGREPQSLGVCGQIVPWNFPLLMAAWKLAPALACGNTVVLKPAETTPLTALALAQIIEEADLPPGVVNVVTGDGATGAALVEHPDVDKIAFTGSTEVGKAIARRLSGSDKRLTLELGGKAAHIVFADAPMDQAIEGVVNGIYFNQGHVCCAGSRLLVEERVHDEIVVRLTERLQTLRLGDPLDKNTDIGAINSRAQLDKIEELVRSGVEQGATLVQQQCDLPARGFFFPASFFTNVHQSHRIAREEIFGPVLSILTFRTPDEAVEKANNTPYGLSAGVWTDKGSKNMWVAQRLRAGVVWCNTFNQFDPSSPFGGFRESGFGREGGVHGLYEYLAHH, encoded by the coding sequence ATGGCGATCTTCGATTACGCGCCGGCGCCCGAAAGCGTGCGGCCACAGATTCGCGAAGACTACGGGCTGTTCATCGACGGACGCTGGACGCCGCCCGCGAGCGAGACGTATTTCGATACCGTCAATCCGGCAAGCGAGACCACCCTCGCTCGCGTCGCCTACGCGAATGACGCCGACGTCGACCGTGCGGTTCGCGCCGCGCGCAAGGCGTACGATAAATACTGGCGCAAGCTCAAGAACGCCGACCGGGCAAAGTACATCTATCGCATCGCGCGGTCGATCACCGAGCGCTCACGCGAACTTGCGGTCCTCGAAACGATGGACGGCGGCAAGCCGATCAAGGAGTCGCGTGACTTCGACGTCCCGACTTCGGCGGCGCACTTCTTCTATTATGCGGGCTGGGCCGACAAGCTCGAGTGGGTGATGCGCGCCGGTCGCGAGCCGCAATCGCTCGGCGTCTGCGGCCAGATCGTGCCGTGGAATTTTCCGCTCCTGATGGCGGCGTGGAAACTCGCGCCCGCGCTTGCCTGCGGCAACACCGTCGTGCTCAAGCCTGCCGAGACCACACCCTTGACCGCGCTCGCCCTCGCGCAGATCATCGAAGAAGCCGATCTTCCGCCCGGCGTGGTCAACGTCGTGACCGGTGACGGCGCGACCGGAGCGGCGCTGGTCGAACATCCCGACGTGGACAAAATCGCCTTCACCGGGTCCACCGAAGTCGGCAAGGCGATCGCGCGACGCTTGAGCGGAAGCGACAAGCGCCTCACGCTCGAACTCGGCGGCAAGGCGGCCCACATCGTCTTCGCCGACGCCCCGATGGACCAGGCGATCGAAGGCGTGGTCAACGGAATCTATTTCAATCAAGGTCACGTCTGCTGCGCCGGCTCGCGGCTGCTCGTCGAGGAACGGGTGCACGACGAGATCGTCGTGCGGTTGACCGAGCGGCTGCAGACGCTGCGCTTGGGCGATCCGCTCGATAAGAATACCGATATCGGTGCGATCAACTCGCGCGCGCAGCTCGATAAGATCGAAGAACTGGTGCGCAGCGGCGTCGAGCAGGGAGCGACGCTCGTCCAGCAGCAGTGCGACCTGCCGGCGCGCGGATTTTTCTTTCCGGCCTCCTTTTTCACCAACGTGCACCAATCGCATCGCATCGCGCGCGAGGAAATCTTCGGCCCCGTGCTCTCGATTCTCACCTTCCGCACGCCCGACGAGGCGGTCGAGAAGGCGAACAATACGCCGTACGGGCTCTCGGCGGGCGTCTGGACCGACAAGGGAAGCAAGAACATGTGGGTGGCACAGCGCCTGCGTGCGGGCGTGGTGTGGTGTAACACCTTCAACCAATTCGATCCCAGTTCGCCCTTCGGCGGGTTCCGCGAATCCGGATTCGGCCGCGAAGGCGGCGTCCACGGGCTCTACGAGTACCTGGCCCACCACTAA
- a CDS encoding SUMF1/EgtB/PvdO family nonheme iron enzyme has product MISTTPGLDRRALSDWYRRNRERSAQIFALVDESAFLQRPIPLRHPFIFYEGHLPAFSFLTLNERALGQTPLDPALERLFQRGIDPSSPDAARSHEREDWPSRAQVERFARECDERVLDALANATLVDPAVPRLRRGQAAYTILEHEPMHHETLLYIIHQLDYRYKGRIAQEHHDHARAENPMQTVSAGIARLGADPDTAVFGWDNEFPAHEVAVPRFAMARYPVTNGDWLRFVADGGPVPHFWIERDGEFFLRGVFEELPLPRSWPVYVSHDQAQAYATWVGMRLPTEAEFHRAAYGTPYGEERSYPWGDAPPDSMDGNFDFERFDPEPVDAHPAGASAWEIEDLIGNGWEWTSTVFGPFPGFVPMASYPEYSADFFDGRHYVMKGASPVTARELIRPSFRNWFYGDYPFMYAKFRCVA; this is encoded by the coding sequence ATGATTTCGACGACACCGGGCTTGGACCGCCGCGCTCTCTCCGATTGGTATCGCCGAAATCGCGAGCGTTCGGCGCAGATCTTCGCGCTGGTCGATGAAAGCGCGTTCCTGCAGCGCCCGATCCCGCTGCGTCATCCCTTCATCTTTTACGAAGGACACTTGCCTGCGTTCAGTTTCCTCACGCTCAACGAGCGCGCACTCGGACAGACACCGCTCGACCCGGCGCTCGAACGTCTCTTCCAGCGCGGCATCGATCCTTCATCGCCGGACGCGGCGCGTTCGCACGAGCGGGAGGACTGGCCCTCCCGCGCGCAGGTCGAGCGCTTCGCCCGTGAATGCGATGAGCGCGTACTGGACGCGCTGGCCAACGCCACCCTCGTCGATCCCGCGGTTCCGCGGCTGCGGCGCGGCCAAGCGGCGTACACGATCCTCGAGCACGAGCCGATGCACCACGAAACGTTGCTCTACATCATCCATCAGCTCGACTATCGCTACAAAGGCCGCATCGCGCAGGAGCACCACGACCATGCACGCGCCGAGAATCCGATGCAAACCGTGTCCGCCGGAATCGCGCGGCTCGGTGCCGATCCCGACACGGCCGTTTTCGGTTGGGACAACGAATTTCCGGCGCACGAGGTCGCCGTTCCGCGTTTTGCAATGGCGCGCTATCCGGTGACCAACGGCGATTGGCTGCGCTTCGTCGCCGACGGCGGCCCGGTTCCACACTTCTGGATCGAGCGCGACGGCGAATTCTTCCTCCGTGGGGTTTTCGAAGAGCTACCGCTTCCGCGTTCCTGGCCGGTCTACGTCAGCCACGATCAAGCGCAGGCCTATGCGACATGGGTCGGAATGCGTCTGCCGACCGAAGCGGAGTTCCATCGCGCGGCGTACGGCACGCCCTATGGTGAAGAACGCAGCTATCCATGGGGTGACGCGCCGCCGGATTCGATGGACGGCAATTTCGACTTCGAACGGTTCGACCCCGAACCGGTGGACGCGCATCCGGCCGGTGCCAGCGCGTGGGAAATCGAGGACTTGATCGGAAATGGATGGGAATGGACTTCGACCGTTTTCGGACCGTTTCCGGGATTCGTGCCGATGGCTTCCTATCCCGAGTACTCGGCCGATTTCTTCGACGGCCGGCATTACGTCATGAAAGGCGCTTCGCCGGTCACGGCGCGAGAGTTGATTCGGCCTTCCTTCCGCAACTGGTTCTACGGCGACTATCCCTTCATGTACGCGAAGTTCCGCTGCGTCGCCTAA
- the hppD gene encoding 4-hydroxyphenylpyruvate dioxygenase yields the protein MSTSTEARSNPLARIDWDYVEFYVGNAKQAAHYYMSAFGFDQVAYAGPETGIKDRCSYVLEQNALRFVITASLRSDGEIAQHVLLHGDGVKDVAILVEDVRAAYARAIAGGAKSLAAPAESSDASGRIVRATIAAYGDTVHTFVQRDGYRGAFMPGYVEARRSLPGSKKPGLRFIDHCVGNVGWGEMDAWGDFYANVFGFSQLVSFDDKDISTEYTALKSKVMTDPRHQVKFPINEPAHGKKKSQIEEYLEFYKGSGVQHIAIRTDDIVATIDALRYNGVEFLDTPDSYYELLGERVGTIDESLDVLRQRRILVDRDDLGYMLQIFTKPLQDRPTVFFEIIQRKGSLSFGKGNFKALFVSIEKEQEKRGTL from the coding sequence ATGAGCACGAGCACCGAAGCGCGCAGTAATCCGCTGGCGAGAATCGACTGGGACTACGTCGAGTTTTACGTCGGCAACGCAAAGCAGGCCGCTCACTACTATATGTCGGCGTTCGGCTTCGATCAAGTCGCGTACGCCGGTCCTGAAACCGGCATCAAAGACCGCTGCAGCTACGTGCTCGAACAAAACGCGCTCCGCTTCGTGATCACGGCCAGCCTGCGCAGCGACGGCGAGATCGCCCAACACGTGCTGCTTCACGGCGACGGCGTCAAGGACGTCGCGATTTTGGTGGAAGACGTCCGCGCTGCGTATGCTCGCGCGATCGCCGGCGGCGCGAAATCGCTCGCCGCTCCGGCCGAATCCTCGGATGCGAGCGGACGCATCGTGCGCGCGACGATTGCCGCCTACGGCGATACCGTGCACACATTCGTGCAGCGCGACGGATATCGGGGCGCCTTCATGCCGGGCTATGTCGAAGCGCGCCGGAGTCTCCCGGGCAGCAAGAAGCCCGGTTTGCGGTTCATCGACCATTGCGTCGGCAACGTCGGGTGGGGAGAAATGGACGCTTGGGGCGATTTTTACGCCAACGTCTTCGGCTTCTCGCAGCTCGTCTCGTTCGACGATAAGGATATCTCGACCGAATACACCGCGCTCAAGTCCAAGGTGATGACCGATCCGCGCCATCAAGTGAAGTTCCCGATCAACGAACCGGCGCACGGCAAGAAGAAATCGCAGATCGAGGAGTATCTCGAATTCTATAAAGGCTCGGGCGTGCAGCACATCGCGATCCGCACCGACGACATCGTGGCGACGATCGACGCGCTGCGCTACAACGGGGTCGAGTTCTTGGACACGCCCGATAGCTATTACGAGCTTCTCGGCGAGCGCGTGGGAACGATCGACGAATCGCTCGACGTGCTGCGCCAACGCCGGATCCTGGTCGATCGCGACGATCTCGGGTACATGCTTCAAATCTTCACCAAACCGCTTCAGGACCGGCCCACGGTGTTCTTCGAGATCATCCAGCGCAAGGGCAGCCTCTCGTTCGGGAAGGGCAATTTCAAGGCGCTCTTCGTGTCGATCGAAAAAGAACAGGAGAAGCGCGGAACCTTGTAA